Part of the Quercus robur chromosome 5, dhQueRobu3.1, whole genome shotgun sequence genome, aattattttgtaaaaaacattaatatcaaaacaaacaaagacaaTTGAAATtactaaaaacaattttatctcaCTTTGAGGTCAATAGCTACCAAACATAAGAAATGAGATAATTTAAAATCGCAACGATCAGGACATAAACATCACTTAGATTATTTAAAAACCACTAcactacctatcaaaaaaaaaaaaaaaaaaacccactacaCTAAATCCTTGAAAAGATATATTTGAGCGGTATATGACGACCAAAACTGATACAgtacaagagagagagagaaagaaaaaacaaaaaaaagtaataggaTCACAATAATGGCGCCCAACCTACTCACATGACATACGGGAAGTCCCCCCTCAACTGTCCACACCCACCCCATAAATGCTATGCTTGTTTTTCATCTCTACTTCTTCCACCACTATCCTCATGTATATTATTCCTTCGCACAAAAACTCTCATCACATTCTCGTAAGCTCACTCATCTtgatcaaacaaaaatatatataaatatacatacaGTACACAATGAAACCCATAACAAGCTTTCTCTTAGCCATTCTGGTCATCACAGTCTCAGTCTCTCTGGCAACCCGACCCGAATCTGACAGGTCATTCTCAGCCCAGCTCAAACACTCCAAGGACaaacccaacaacaacaacaacaacaataaaggTGGTGAAAGTGGAAGTGGAGGTGGAACTGGAAATGATGGTGGCATGGGCGGGTTCTTTAGTCCTGGAGGCGGGTTCAACATACCTGGGTTTGGAAATGGTGTTGGAGGCGGGTATGGAGGCGGGTTTGGAGGTCCAAATGGAGGGTACTCAAAAGGTGGTATAATAAGGCCCACAGTGGTGTGTAAAGACAAGGGTCCATGTTACAACAAGAAGCTCACATGTCCAGCCAAGTGCTTCACTTCCTACAGCAACTCAGGCAAGGGTtatggaggtggtggtggtggtggtggctgcaCCATGGATTGCAAGAACAAATGTATTGCTTATTGTTAGACCTTTGCTTACTAATAGCACAGGCTTGCTTGTAATAGTTTCTATAATCACTAGTAGTTATCACTTAAGAGTAAGTATGAGATGTAGTTTGTATAACATATGCtattattatgttatattaCATATATGGTATTTATGTAAgagtttccctttttttttgtttttttgttttttttgtttttggttactCCAAACTAAATTCCTACCTCTTATTGGGCTCTAggatttataataaataaataagcggAGAATATGTGGTGGCTTACAGGGTGGTGGACGTTTTACTTGTTATTACTAGTGAAAAGCTAGATGTGTTTGGGACCCAGGTCCATTTTATCtgtgatgtgaattttttttcatgtttatgTGTTGCTTTCAAGATCGACAATTGAAGTTCTGAAGTAGAATTCTTCAGCTGAAATTTCATTCGAGAAGGTATAATAGTGAAAAGAATGAAACTAAAGAATGGAGGAAATTAAACTTGCACATTTCACAGCAGGGATACGGATTATGGACCCCAAATCTCATTCTTTAAGActtgaaattttctttaacGAACATAATATATGCTCTTATTTCCTCAGTCAAAATCTGGAATCCGTGAGAGCCCAACTAGATTGGGATACTGTTAGATACGTCAGCAAGATTAAATGTTCCTAATAAATTGCAAGTGtttaaaaacaattgaaataacTAGCGCTGAAGTAGATGAAACTTGGGCTTGTTTGGTAACTCATTTTTAAAATCCTTTTCTGTAGTGGGATGCATAATGGTGATGCAGAAAATCAGTAGTTAGGATTTTCATCAGTGTGGATGGACGATGTTAATGGCTTTGTCCAAGGACGAACCTACAACAGAtctgaaataaagaaaaagtgatACATTGGTGTAGTGTTTGCCAAACACCCTTCGATGATTAAGTTAGAATGAGATTCGGTTGAATTGTATTGTAAGAGAATTTAACTTTAGGAGTAGTTTTTGGGGTGAGAATTGTGCGTACCTTTGCCTTTGGTTTGTGTCGGTTTTTATAGCCATTGTCTTTATGGTCTGAACAAATATCTATATTCATGAGATGTGGAGCCGTTGATATTAACGACTGGCTTTTATTATCTGCCAATGGCTATTCTTCTGTTGGTGCCTGCAAGTTACTCCTTATCTGTCTTAAGTATTGAATGTCTTTTATGGGTTTATCCGTTATTGATGTCTATACGTTACGCCTTGCATTGAATAGCATTTAATTTGTCTGTCGAGAGATGGACAATCTTATTAATTCATTAGTAATGAATGCGAGGGCTTAATAGACTCCAATGATCTTTTGCCCGTTGGTCCATCGGTTACGCTTCTACCTGTCCGGCGCATTAACCAGTACTCATGTAATTTATGGGGAATTCATTTAATGTATGCTGTTGTCGTTCATCACATGGACGATGCTAGCTTGATGGATGAAGCTagctttctcttcttttgtaaTGGTTGAGGCATTACATACTAGAGCTTTGACTTGTGTAACGTCTTCTCTCCCATTGCTTCGTCCGTTACTCCTTGTCATAAATGCTTGCTATAAATGTGTAATGTATCTTAGGTTCGTCCATTATTAAATGATGAAGTCGTTATTTTTTGGACTCATCACATAATAATATCTTATTTAGTTAAATTGTTTTCTACAAAACCAAACTAAGAAAATGGCTACTCAAATTTAGGGGTGTCCATTAGTAGGTCCATGTCGAGTTTGATTCGATCAGGTGGTGGAGACTTAGACCCATTGTTCATAGGTATGGGAGGGCGGATTGGACAAATTTGATTCTCACCAGTTGCGGCCAGATTCGAGGGAAATTGGTAACAATGAAAAGAGGCAGAGTAACCGACGAAGATCTCATTAAATTCGTTGCCAAAATGGGTGGATCTCCATCGACTTTCACTAGAAATGTTGCTTGACTTAGCGAAACTTGCTAAATTTAAGGGTTTTCACTATTGGATTAGGTAGAGTCAAATCTTGGAGGATGGCGGGTCTCCACTTTCAAAAACCAGTATTGACTGGTCCAATGGCTTGGACAACCCTACTCAAATTTTCTATGTAAatactaaaactgaaaacatcttttaagtgtttttaagattttttttttttttttttttttttttttttttttttttttttttttttaacaaaagcaCATTAGCAATTTTATACTTATTCTTCCAGTGATTTTTGTAACTGTTGATGCAATGCCAAACCCTAGGATTTAAGTCTCACAAATCCACTATGCTACCCTGCAACGATCATGTGTGTCTTACCTCATAAATTGAATGAACCTAATCGCTACAAAGAACCCCAACACCTTCAACCTAGCCTTCCCTCAAACATCCGCGCCTCATTGACTAGTTTCTCCTCTtaaactctttctctctctctcactctcactcaaatcttggattttgattttgcacATTTTGAGACATGGTGTCCAAGGACTTGGTAAGATTGAGAATTTGTTGTTGGTTTGTGTGGGTGTAAGCGCCCACGAACGCGCTCTTTTCCTTGGCCGAAGATGGACCAAGGTGGAGAAATTGAGttgccacctagattaggtttaggaaccataaatatagcgCCCTTCATGGAATGACTAATCTACTACCAGAGCACGTGTCCGAAGTTTCGGTATGGGGATGGGATGGTGTTAGGCATCCAACCCCACCTAACCCGTGGGTCGGCTAccactcattgtgtcttacatCTTAATCCTATTAAACGCACATTCAACATTGTCATTCTAGACTCACACACACTCTAGCATGCATCTAAAGCAAACAACATGGCATACTCATCCCAAGACCTAACATTCGTCTATCATGGCACCACATCACATATTCCCAAAGGCAAAAACATATTATGGCAgaatcaaacaaacatgttattgCATCTAAACATCAAGATCATGGCATTCAAGCTAAATATGTTCATATTCATCATTAAGGCAACATCATATTTCCaaacaaatgcatgttcatgtatAACTTACCTCACTGCATCACAACACCCACACATCAATGCATTTCATATGCATGTTTATGGCAAAACagaagagaaaaccctaactaGCATTAAAGGGGTAAAAAAAGCAAAGCAGAGAAGCAGAGATTTGTGAATACAAATATTAACTCAAGGCAGAAGCATGTAATatgaacaaaacaaagaaatagaagaaaacaAGGTTtggattagggtttttgggtaTAAGTATGTGTGTGCATACATAGGGCTTGCGTGCGCAGCCCAgttgtatgcgtacgcatacttcGAGTATGCATGTGCATGTAGTAACTATGCGTATGCATACACACCCTAAACTCTAGCCTGGAAAGCATGAACAACACAGAACAAAAACTAAATCTAACAACCTATCATgcttaagaaagaaaaacaactaCACTGAGTAGACATATAAAAACGTatatgaagcaaaaaaaaaaaaaaaaaaaaaaaggagaaaaatataatttaaacaaagaaaagaatgtAAGAAGAGCTATAAACTTTACCTCCAAAATAAAGGCTCCTTGGCTTGATTTTTACTGTTCCCCTCAGTCAATCTAGTCATAACCAACCTACAACAAGTTAGTTAAACCTTGAAACTCGAAGATCAAGACCAGAATAGGTcttaattagaaaaatattggcttcagggtgttttgtgaaaactccctctttgattcactatttctagtgaatcatGTTTGTTTTCCTCCCAAATTTTGTCTCTTGAAAAGGTACCATATATGGCTTTTTATAGTCAGAAAATAAGGGTTTGAAACAGCTCCCAAATGATGTGGGATTTGTTTGAAAACCAATCTTTAATgtagaaaaaatttcctttcataGTTTTTGGAACCCTAGCATGCGGTGTCTACAGATGCCTCCCTTTTGATTCGTGAGCTCCGCTAACGAAATCAAAAGAACaagagacaaaacattttgtttcaaCATACAGATCAAGTCCAACCCATGCACACAACAAATAACATGCATACATGGGGTAGGATGCAACTCTGAAGTGTTGCATGGGATTCGTATGTCCGAAGTCCTACCTTTGTTACTTGGGATATGAGTAATGACAAGTTCACTATCCTAGAACTTGTTTTGTCAATTGCAAGCAAAAGGAGAGTTACTCACTATGCCAGAgtcactaaaaagaaaaacaaacatggcCAACAACCTTAATCGTCAACtatgttgggttaagatagcttgacctCGATTAATTacttaggtcaaattacatgcaaatcgtggaggcaccaacaaatcaccaaataaactaaatacagtggaaattaaattgacacggtgattgttgacaaatggggaaaacctttcgcaaggcaaaaaccccaccaggtgaatttaaggtcaccactcctaagaatccactaatcaacaatcaagcagttgcaagtataaggaatcttaccactaccctggCTTATCTTGAAATatcaacctatagttgaacctttgctccaatactcaattggacttgatcttgtagtagccttctttcctttaatgtaaaaatctccaatctgtgattaacccttttgcacggatcccagtacgcgactaactctagcaacttgaATTGTTGTTTTGGCtacaaagtttttcacttcatcaacaacaAGGATCCGGAagaacttggttacaaaaccctatggcatacaaacacaacagcttctcATAggggaaaaataaattcttagtCTTTCTATCCAAGTGTGATGGctcttaaaataagccttatatatgtctaggattgtgagaaaagaaaccataaaaaaatacatcaacATGGGCCAAAATTGAAATCTGGAAATTCTAAATTCGTAAAGCTCGATAGATTGAGCTTGTGTAGCTACCcattaagtctcgatagcaGCTttctgtcgagctatctatcaAACTTCAGTAAAACAGGTTTTCTTCACatgtttcttggatcaatcttcatgtctttaatacaaCCACTTGATATGTATCAAACCTAacttagatctacctaatttacaagtaaagtgcattttatcaaatggataccaattacatagaaaatatgaccctaacaatctTCCCTTTTGgtaatccatgacaaaaccacaagcaTAATTATGAGAGAAGTATAAACAAAAATCTCCATAACTATTACACATAGAATTACATAAGTCTAATTAATACAatgaactcttgaaaaactttgcaagaagagagatcATGGCATGATAGACTTGCAACCTATCTTATctaaaacacttaaacaagATTCATCAAGGCATCAAGTGTGAAACATAGACAAGCtttagaaaagaagaaacatgtgtataaaaaggaaaaagaaacaacacatttAAGATAAAGGTgaagaaacatacatcatcatcatcatcatatatatatatatatatataacaaaaaagtaTAATGTACGTaaagtggtcacaagaccatgGTACATGAAGTGAGAAAGATACATCAAAACCTCACTACATCTCTCAAAGCACTCTCCCCCTAACTAGTGTATCTCTATGCTAGCTCTCCCTTTAACAACATGACTACTCTctcataaccaaaactactccccctttttgtcacgagtggcAAATGGTTAATCACTAAGAAACAATCATCTCATCATCGCTAGAAAAGCAAAAagcatcaccatcatcatctctacCATCAGAAGAATCCTGAGCAGGCTCAAGTCAAGGAGAAGGAGCAAATCTGCCAAGATGAGACTGACGGTGAGTGATGCAACCAATCCTGGTGTTCATCTGACACATCTCATCATAAATATGGTCAAGACGACTACCGAAATCAGCACGCATGTGCTGAAGTTGATCCAAGATGGTAGTAAGCGAAGCCTTTACTCTAAAAGATGAGGATGGAGCAAATGAAGAAGAGGGTCAAGTAGCTTAGGCAGCATCCTTAGTAGCATGGAAAGTAGCCTCCTCCTATTGAGCGGGGGTGGACTCATCACAAGGCCGCTTGGCCTTAAAGGCCAGCTATGCATCACTCCTCCAAATAGATCCCTGAGTAATGGCACCCATGATCGAAAAGAAGGAAGGAGTAGAAGGAATAGTGACGTGTAGGTGTGTTCGAATATGTGTGATAGCCAAAGGAAAAATTAGCTTATCACATGTAGTTGTGTCTTGATAGATATATATCATAGATACTATCATATGTGAGGGAAAGTCTATAGAAAGACCCTTTaagagagagaatagaaaatgaGCACGAGGCTCAGTAATAGTGTTAGAGTGTGACCGTGGAGTGAgaacaaaggtcatcaccatattaaggatCTGAGGACCCTTAGCAAAGTCAGTGGTGGTGAAGTTTAGAAGATCACCCCATGACATGGCCTGTTCATAAAAATGTGTGCCCAATTTGTCTCAAGAGATAGAACGGAGACGAGGGTGACTAGGGTAGTCAGGACGAGCTACCCTAGGGACACAGAGTACCTCAAAAATGAGCTCTGGGGTATCTAAGATACGTGTGCCTCTGAATACCATAGTAAATCGAggaatagaggtattgataGCGTGTATGTTAGAGTAGAACTCCTGTATATACATGCTGGGACACCTTAAGGGTTTCTCACATAGTGATTCCTAATCTTGAGTACTAAACACACCAAGTAAAGGAGTGTTTGGAAAATTAGACAGAATGACCTGGCATTCCGAATGAATCACCCTATCACTAAAGTTCTCCTTAAACTCCTTTTAGGATTCTGAATCATGAAACTTATCCCTAGCAGAAATAGAGggaagggaagaagaagaagaaccacgTCGAGTGATCGTGTTCTTGGAAGGGACAGACTTTTTGGGTGCCATAGTCAGAAAACTAAcggagaaggaaaagaaaagaaaacacagtAGAGAAGATGCtcaagaaagaaggaaagagaagtgcaatgcatgaacatattaCGTGCAAACCAAAATTGCATCATAGGCAAAAACCATATCCAAACTACAACACTCACAAGATGTAATCAGTCACACAAACCtagaatgcatgaaacattgttataatgaaAGTGAATgtaatgcatgagcatgtgataacatatcaacaaaacccaacccaaaaattttcacaaaaactcaaagacccctaaaaattcccaaaaacttgaaaacctaggtctaaatgcaTAAGGTGCAtgaagaatgagaaaaagaagagatttaGAACACTTACCAAAGAATTGAAGCTTGAattaggccgaaaaattgagggGAGGAAGGATTTTAGTGAAAAGAGAATGTTTGGatcaagagagaagagaaaaagatcGAGATATTTAGGAATGAACTGAATTAGGTCGATCTTGAGTATATATAGGATCAGGCATCTCAATAGATCGAGGATGTATCGAGAACAGAATCTCGATAGATCAAGAGGTATCGAGGATGTGCCAAGCTTTTATCGAgcaaatagagaaaagagaaatttgGCTCGATGGATCAGGCTATCTATTGAGAGGTATCGagaaaaacccagaaaaccTCAATAGAAGAGGCTTGTGtcaagaggtgtcgagctaGTATCGAGCTTCTATCGAGCTAGTGTTGAGTAGACAGGAGAAAGGTTTTCAAGGAGAGAAAAACACATGTGATGAAAGCATGCAAGATAGACATTATACCAACCATCAGAGAAGCATGTTAAGCACCCAAACACATCAACAACTCTAGATCAAAACaaacactaaacaagtctaaccaattttattttcaaaaacaggttaagacagtttagtaagCTTATATTACCACATGTGtagataccgtattttgtccaCCCTTGATTTGCGTGTCATAtcccaaaaattctaaaaatattatctttacTCCATGGGGCCACAGAAACGTCTAGATTGACATGGCACAACCCATTCGTGCATCAGAGCATTCAAAGTGCCTTTTCTAGTCAAATTGACTGTCGATGCCCAGCCTCAAATGAAACGGGACGAAAAAACTGCCGCCATCATCGTGGGCCCTCGTTCGACTACCCACTGTGCTGACAGCTCCCGCGCACATGGGGCCTCGTTGGAGGGCCCCTCTCGATATGTATGATGGTGTGGTTAGCGCGGAGCTttgggtgctctctctctctctcagtggaGGAAGGTATTTGTCTTCCTTTGGCATTATGGTAGGAATCTGGGCCAAAATTCAagggattaccaaaggtaagtggagTCACCACCAATCGTTGGGCTTTTctaaggtgtcacttgtttctagttgattttattgccGATCCAAGGttaagaaaaatgtcatttttcctaatctaatatggatggaaaaaaaaatcttgattcttagctctggaagtttggttacgtgtggggaaggtgttaggcatcccacaacgcctgtccaaggacagtcctttgttttgataaaaccttaatttttggagattggtagtaaaaacatgattttggcattggctttcgaGACTTTGCATACatgggggctttgaggtttggcttttgagaGGGCGTGGTCCCAACCTATGCTTTCCTATGGCATTCGAGTCGAGTACTAGATTTCCACAGCAAAAATCCAGTGACACATCACCTTACTTTCATGGCGGAAATTAGGCATCACAttgccttaggtgacatggaTTGTGACGATCACACCGGAAGGGGTGAGCaggtatatatacatacatcaggcacaatgcaagcacacagagcaagaaagtaaatgcctacatccctagagcatggcccaaaatataggtgcagaaaaataaacaa contains:
- the LOC126725895 gene encoding dormancy-associated protein 2-like, whose protein sequence is MKPITSFLLAILVITVSVSLATRPESDRSFSAQLKHSKDKPNNNNNNNKGGESGSGGGTGNDGGMGGFFSPGGGFNIPGFGNGVGGGYGGGFGGPNGGYSKGGIIRPTVVCKDKGPCYNKKLTCPAKCFTSYSNSGKGYGGGGGGGGCTMDCKNKCIAYC